From the genome of Hymenobacter cellulosilyticus, one region includes:
- a CDS encoding 3'-5' exonuclease, with the protein MREYVLFVDTETSGIPQDWNQPYSVLGNWPHIAQLAWVIYTKDGAEIKAETHYILPSDYDVSPASVSVHGLTREFLLEHGKPRHEVMHRLFQDLLRYEPLVVAHFMKLDFHMLGVGFYRAGLENPLEVLPTFCTMLTTGRFVRSGLRTHLRLGSSTSGCFRSPWSGSTTRWWMPTPQPAAFSSCGGRATLPTPSLPPRLRSGNPRRRPNPAIGLYLPG; encoded by the coding sequence CGTCGATACCGAAACCTCCGGCATTCCGCAGGACTGGAATCAGCCCTACTCGGTGCTGGGCAACTGGCCCCACATTGCCCAGTTGGCCTGGGTGATATACACCAAAGACGGAGCGGAAATCAAGGCCGAAACCCACTACATCCTGCCCAGCGACTACGACGTGAGCCCCGCCTCGGTGAGCGTGCACGGCCTGACCCGGGAGTTTTTGCTCGAGCACGGCAAGCCCCGGCACGAGGTCATGCACCGCCTGTTTCAGGACTTGCTGCGCTATGAGCCCCTGGTGGTGGCCCACTTCATGAAGCTCGATTTTCACATGCTGGGCGTGGGTTTTTACCGGGCCGGCCTGGAAAACCCGCTGGAAGTATTGCCCACCTTTTGCACCATGCTTACCACCGGCCGCTTCGTGCGCAGCGGCCTGCGCACCCACCTGCGCCTGGGGAGCTCTACGAGCGGCTGTTTCAGGAGCCCCTGGAGCGGCAGCACGACGCGCTGGTGGATGCCTACGCCACAGCCCGCTGCTTTTTCGAGCTGTGGCGGCAGGGCGACGTTACCGACGCCATCATTGCCGCCCAGGCTCCGTTCCGGCAACCCACGGCGGCGGCCGAACCCCGCTATTGGCTTATACTTGCCGGGCTGA
- a CDS encoding DUF294 nucleotidyltransferase-like domain-containing protein, which yields MTERIDFLRTVQPFDLLPEDVLREIAELLEEVTHPREAVIYMQDVSKLRGLDIVVAGEYETFFYDSQQTKRLVEHCGPGCCYGGISVLLNKKRSLRTVLAKKGTKVYFLHRRDFRGLCQAYPAFFEYFTTKYGQRMLNDEYAHFVKLNQGGVAQNYLASDQLYSRRLEAVELRDIVACPGTTPIQEVARRMAEARTSCYFITDAQSGDITGFVTDITLRDKVVAGLLDARQPVSTIADAPVVSISAQAYVYEAILLMFQTKTRYLLVQGEAGTYVGFVSRNKLLSDQAQSPFIFIQSVKQAVSGAELRRRWEQVPDMVYQLLDRGVKPEIVNQLITSISDTIALKVIEGVIQELGPPPAKFVFMVLGSEGRKEQTLLTDQDNAIIYEDKANEQREAVRAYFKQFATRVSDQLNDIGFSFCEGGFMAKNPKWTHSLSHWKRNYTEWISESNPEAVMQFAAFFDCRYLYGDATIMEELQAFLSEQLQVPHDRFFYYMAINALQFEPPLTFFRNIRTFTVGSQQVFNLKKTMTPIVDLARIYALKHRIFLTNTGERLAALQEQGVFSDKEYHELLQSYYYLMGMRLKKQAVQIISDKRRPDNYLDPKTLTRVEEVSLKEIFKVIGDFQLKIKVGFAKIL from the coding sequence ATGACCGAACGGATAGACTTCCTGCGCACCGTCCAGCCCTTCGACTTGCTGCCCGAAGACGTGCTGCGGGAAATTGCCGAGCTGCTGGAAGAAGTAACTCACCCCCGCGAGGCCGTTATCTACATGCAAGACGTGAGCAAGCTGCGCGGGCTCGACATCGTGGTGGCCGGGGAGTACGAAACGTTTTTCTACGACAGCCAGCAAACCAAGCGCCTGGTGGAGCACTGCGGACCGGGCTGCTGCTACGGCGGAATTTCGGTGCTGCTGAATAAGAAACGCTCCTTGCGCACGGTGCTGGCCAAGAAGGGCACCAAGGTCTACTTCCTGCACCGCCGCGACTTCCGCGGCCTGTGCCAGGCCTACCCGGCCTTCTTCGAGTACTTCACCACCAAGTACGGGCAGCGCATGCTCAACGACGAGTACGCGCACTTCGTGAAGCTCAACCAGGGCGGCGTGGCCCAGAATTACCTGGCGTCCGACCAGCTCTATTCCCGTCGCCTCGAAGCCGTGGAGCTGCGCGACATCGTGGCCTGCCCCGGCACCACGCCCATTCAGGAAGTGGCCCGCCGCATGGCCGAGGCCCGCACCAGCTGCTACTTTATTACCGACGCCCAAAGCGGCGACATCACCGGCTTCGTTACCGACATTACCCTGCGCGACAAAGTGGTGGCCGGCCTGCTCGACGCCCGCCAGCCGGTCAGCACCATTGCCGATGCGCCGGTGGTCAGCATCAGCGCCCAGGCCTACGTGTATGAGGCCATTCTGCTGATGTTTCAGACCAAAACCCGCTACCTGCTGGTGCAGGGCGAGGCCGGGACATACGTGGGGTTTGTAAGCCGCAACAAGCTGCTCAGCGACCAGGCTCAGTCGCCGTTTATCTTTATCCAGTCGGTAAAGCAGGCCGTGTCAGGTGCCGAGCTGCGGCGGCGCTGGGAGCAGGTGCCTGACATGGTGTACCAGCTACTGGACCGGGGCGTGAAGCCCGAAATCGTGAACCAGCTCATCACCAGCATTTCCGACACCATTGCCCTGAAGGTCATCGAGGGCGTGATTCAGGAGCTGGGGCCGCCGCCGGCCAAGTTCGTGTTTATGGTGTTGGGCAGCGAGGGCCGCAAGGAGCAAACCCTGCTCACCGACCAGGACAACGCCATTATCTACGAGGACAAGGCCAACGAGCAGCGCGAGGCCGTGCGGGCCTATTTCAAGCAGTTTGCCACCCGCGTCTCCGACCAGCTCAACGACATCGGCTTCAGCTTTTGCGAGGGTGGCTTCATGGCCAAAAACCCGAAGTGGACGCACTCTTTGTCGCACTGGAAGCGCAATTACACCGAGTGGATCAGCGAGTCGAACCCCGAGGCCGTGATGCAGTTCGCGGCCTTCTTCGACTGCCGCTACCTCTACGGCGACGCCACCATTATGGAAGAGTTGCAGGCGTTTCTGAGCGAGCAGCTGCAAGTGCCCCACGACCGGTTTTTCTACTACATGGCCATCAACGCCCTGCAGTTTGAGCCCCCGCTGACCTTCTTCCGCAACATCCGCACCTTCACCGTGGGCTCCCAGCAGGTCTTCAACCTAAAAAAAACGATGACGCCCATCGTGGACCTGGCCCGCATCTACGCCCTCAAGCACCGCATCTTTCTGACCAATACCGGCGAGCGGCTGGCGGCTCTGCAGGAGCAGGGCGTGTTCTCCGACAAAGAGTACCACGAGCTGCTGCAGTCGTACTACTACCTGATGGGCATGCGCCTCAAGAAGCAGGCCGTGCAGATTATCAGCGACAAACGCAGGCCTGACAACTACCTGGACCCCAAGACCCTGACCAGGGTGGAGGAAGTCAGCCTGAAGGAAATTTTCAAGGTTATCGGCGACTTTCAGCTCAAGATTAAGGTCGGCTTTGCTAAAATTCTCTAG
- a CDS encoding aldose epimerase family protein yields MEGKTYTLANNNGPNHLHGGLKGFDKVIWQAEPGSSAAGQTLTLTYVSKDGEEGYPGNLTVTVVYTLTPDDALQIDYSATTDKATPVNLTNHSYFNLSAGQSQDVLAHQVTLPADRYTVVDADLIPTGELRAVKGTAFDFTTAHAIGERIAQVPGGYDHNWVLNAASEGRTRRPPCTSPRRAARCR; encoded by the coding sequence CTGGAGGGCAAAACCTACACGCTGGCCAATAACAACGGGCCCAACCACCTGCACGGCGGGCTCAAGGGCTTCGACAAAGTCATCTGGCAGGCGGAGCCCGGCAGCTCGGCGGCGGGCCAGACGCTCACGCTGACCTACGTAAGCAAGGACGGAGAGGAAGGCTACCCGGGCAATTTGACCGTGACGGTGGTCTACACCCTGACCCCGGACGACGCGCTGCAGATTGACTACTCGGCCACCACCGACAAGGCCACACCCGTCAACCTGACCAACCACAGCTATTTCAACCTGAGCGCGGGCCAGAGCCAAGACGTGCTGGCCCACCAGGTCACGCTGCCCGCCGACCGCTACACCGTGGTCGATGCCGACCTGATTCCCACCGGCGAGCTGCGGGCGGTGAAGGGTACGGCCTTCGACTTTACCACGGCCCACGCCATCGGTGAGCGGATTGCCCAGGTGCCCGGCGGCTACGACCACAACTGGGTGCTGAACGCGGCCAGCGAGGGCCGCACCCGGCGGCCACCGTGTACGAGCCCACGTCGGGCCGCACGATGCAGGTGA
- a CDS encoding aldose epimerase family protein, which translates to METQHFPDSPNQPKFPSTTLQPGQTLRSTTVYKFGVQGGSAQN; encoded by the coding sequence CTGGAAACCCAGCACTTCCCCGACTCGCCCAACCAGCCTAAGTTCCCCTCCACCACCCTGCAGCCCGGCCAGACCCTGCGCTCCACTACGGTGTATAAGTTTGGGGTTCAAGGTGGCAGCGCACAAAACTAA
- the uvsE gene encoding UV DNA damage repair endonuclease UvsE produces the protein MRIGYPCVNESLDCTSSATFRLASYSAERVELAVAANLMCLQRILEYNVANELRFFRISSGIVPFGSHPINTFPWQTRFAAEFQAIGDYVKAQRMRISFHPDQFVVLNSPSEDIVQRSVAELVYQGSMLDLMGLDSTAKLQIHVGGLYGDRDLAISRFISTYRDLPAAVQRRLVIENDDRLFSLRDCLRVHEAVGIPILFDNFHHECLNHGEPMAEALQLAASTWHPERDGVLMMDYSSQQVGERKGKHTSTLEEELFREFLTHLHGLDVDIMLEIKDKEASACRAISVLRELQLVAAEAGSPS, from the coding sequence ATGAGAATTGGGTATCCTTGCGTAAATGAATCGTTGGACTGCACCTCGTCGGCCACGTTTCGACTGGCGTCGTATTCGGCGGAACGGGTAGAGTTGGCCGTAGCGGCCAACCTGATGTGCCTGCAGCGAATTCTGGAGTATAATGTGGCCAACGAGCTGCGGTTTTTCCGGATCAGCTCGGGCATCGTGCCCTTTGGCTCCCACCCCATCAACACTTTTCCGTGGCAGACTCGCTTTGCCGCCGAGTTCCAGGCCATTGGGGACTACGTGAAGGCCCAGCGCATGCGCATCTCCTTCCACCCTGACCAGTTTGTGGTACTCAACTCGCCCAGTGAGGACATCGTGCAGCGCAGTGTGGCCGAGTTAGTGTATCAGGGCTCGATGCTGGACCTGATGGGCCTCGACAGCACCGCCAAGCTGCAGATTCACGTGGGTGGGCTGTACGGCGACCGGGACTTGGCCATCAGCCGGTTTATTTCCACCTACCGTGACCTGCCGGCGGCAGTGCAGCGGCGCTTGGTTATCGAGAACGACGACCGTCTGTTCAGCCTGCGTGACTGTCTGCGGGTGCACGAGGCGGTGGGCATTCCGATTCTGTTCGACAACTTTCACCACGAGTGTCTCAACCATGGCGAGCCGATGGCCGAGGCCTTGCAGCTGGCGGCCAGCACCTGGCACCCGGAGCGCGATGGAGTGTTGATGATGGACTACAGCTCCCAGCAAGTTGGTGAGCGAAAAGGCAAGCACACCAGCACGCTGGAGGAAGAACTGTTCCGCGAGTTTCTCACCCACCTGCACGGCTTGGACGTTGATATCATGCTCGAAATAAAGGACAAGGAAGCCAGTGCCTGCCGGGCCATCAGTGTGTTGCGTGAGCTGCAATTGGTAGCCGCCGAGGCTGGTTCCCCTTCCTGA
- a CDS encoding carboxypeptidase-like regulatory domain-containing protein, with translation MKGFFQVLQHLCAARALCLLAGLWLWAGVALAQVRVTGTVSGAKDRKPIPGAAVFVQGTNKGTVANNEGDFSITVSNTDTLLFRAVGFKPQRLPLDRTGLSQIVVQIYLVRDSIQLGEVRIQEGRPDRSTINRALRNVRRPTPQPTPYAARRRPSRCFPLIPLLLVTRFPRWQAPSA, from the coding sequence GTGAAGGGTTTCTTTCAAGTATTACAGCATTTATGCGCAGCGCGGGCGCTCTGCCTGCTGGCCGGCCTGTGGCTGTGGGCTGGGGTAGCCCTGGCGCAGGTCCGCGTGACGGGTACAGTTTCCGGAGCCAAAGACCGTAAGCCCATTCCCGGGGCGGCCGTCTTTGTACAAGGCACTAACAAGGGCACGGTGGCCAACAACGAGGGCGACTTCAGCATTACTGTATCCAATACCGATACGCTGCTGTTTCGAGCCGTGGGCTTCAAGCCCCAGCGCCTGCCCCTGGACCGCACCGGCCTGTCCCAGATTGTCGTCCAGATTTACTTGGTGCGCGACAGTATTCAGCTCGGGGAAGTGCGCATTCAGGAAGGCCGCCCCGACCGGTCGACGATAAACCGGGCCCTGCGCAATGTGCGCCGACCCACGCCCCAGCCAACGCCGTACGCCGCCCGCCGCCGCCCAAGCCGCTGTTTCCCGTTGATACCATTGCTCCTCGTGACCCGATTCCCACGTTGGCAAGCCCCATCAGCCTGA
- a CDS encoding metallophosphoesterase yields MLAMIAAKIVILLPLLIEDIVRVGRWAYQKMAQSDGTAGGPAISRSEFISKLALVLGAIPFVALIWGMVKGGTDYTVKRVTLRFPNLPASFDGFTLLQISDLHTGSFQSKEPLRRAVDMINKQNADLIFMTGDLVNNYAHEVEEHIDTLAGIQSKLPILSVLGNHDYADYINWNEQGGRAAKEANLARLKQNHAKIGWKLMLDESHHIERNGEKIAVIGVQNWGARMGFPKYGDLAKAHSQADAPSKSCSPTTPPTGTAKCISTRTLTSRSRAIPTACSLASTCRF; encoded by the coding sequence ATGCTGGCTATGATAGCGGCCAAAATCGTGATTCTGCTGCCCCTGCTCATCGAGGATATCGTGCGGGTAGGGCGCTGGGCGTACCAAAAGATGGCCCAGTCCGACGGCACCGCCGGTGGGCCGGCCATTTCCCGCAGTGAGTTTATCAGCAAGCTGGCTTTGGTACTGGGTGCTATTCCCTTCGTAGCCCTGATCTGGGGCATGGTAAAGGGCGGCACCGACTACACCGTGAAACGCGTGACCCTGCGCTTCCCCAACCTGCCCGCTTCCTTCGACGGCTTTACCCTGCTGCAGATTTCGGACTTGCACACGGGCTCCTTTCAGTCGAAAGAGCCGCTGCGCCGTGCTGTAGACATGATCAACAAGCAGAACGCCGACCTAATCTTCATGACCGGCGACCTGGTAAACAACTACGCCCACGAAGTGGAAGAGCACATCGACACGCTGGCCGGCATTCAGTCCAAGCTGCCAATTCTGTCGGTGCTGGGCAACCACGACTACGCCGACTACATCAACTGGAACGAGCAGGGCGGCCGGGCGGCTAAGGAAGCCAACTTGGCTCGTCTGAAGCAGAACCACGCCAAAATCGGCTGGAAGCTGATGCTCGACGAAAGCCACCACATTGAGCGCAACGGTGAGAAAATTGCCGTCATCGGGGTGCAGAACTGGGGTGCCCGCATGGGCTTTCCTAAGTACGGCGACCTGGCCAAGGCTCATTCCCAGGCCGATGCCCCTTCAAAATCCTGCTCTCCCACGACCCCTCCCACTGGGACGGCGAAGTGCATCAGTACGAGGACATTGACCTCACGCTCTCGGGCCATACCCACGGCATGCAGTTTGGCGTCAACCTGTCGTTTCTGA
- the radC gene encoding RadC family protein, whose amino-acid sequence MLAGRRSCQSGVLPDPASFSIKSWAEEDRPREKLMQKGRTALSDAELMAILLGSGTAKLSAVDVAKLILAAVKNDLNELARLSVKELMRHKGIGEAKAITIVAALELGRRRKETAAAARTTITCSLDIYNLVRPNLQDLPHEEFWVILLNRANVVMRKTSVSSGGVAGTVADPKMIFKEALEQLASSIILVHNHPSGNRQPSAADIALTRKLKEGGQFLDLPVLDHLIYTDHGYYSFADENIL is encoded by the coding sequence ATCCTTGCCGGACGCCGAAGCTGCCAATCCGGTGTATTACCAGACCCCGCCAGCTTCAGCATCAAGAGCTGGGCCGAGGAAGACCGGCCCCGCGAAAAACTGATGCAGAAAGGCCGCACAGCCCTTTCCGACGCCGAGCTGATGGCCATTCTGCTGGGCTCGGGCACGGCCAAGCTCTCGGCCGTGGACGTGGCCAAGCTAATCTTGGCCGCCGTGAAAAATGACTTGAACGAGCTGGCCCGACTATCGGTCAAGGAGCTAATGCGCCACAAGGGCATCGGCGAAGCCAAAGCCATTACCATCGTGGCCGCTTTGGAGCTGGGAAGGCGGCGCAAGGAAACGGCCGCCGCGGCCCGCACCACCATCACCTGCTCCCTGGACATCTACAACCTGGTGCGGCCCAACCTGCAGGATTTGCCTCACGAAGAGTTCTGGGTGATTCTGCTGAACCGGGCCAACGTGGTGATGCGCAAAACCAGCGTGAGCAGCGGGGGAGTGGCCGGTACCGTGGCCGACCCCAAGATGATTTTTAAGGAAGCCCTGGAACAACTGGCCAGCAGCATCATTCTGGTCCATAACCACCCCAGCGGCAACCGCCAGCCTTCGGCCGCCGACATAGCCCTGACCCGCAAACTCAAGGAAGGCGGGCAGTTTCTGGATTTGCCCGTGCTCGACCACCTCATCTACACCGACCACGGGTACTACAGCTTCGCCGACGAGAATATTCTGTAA
- a CDS encoding DUF1684 domain-containing protein, with amino-acid sequence MRINPKLLIGLGLLVVFAYFLQDLVLGHDQYATGIQKARTEKNNSFRRMKDSPLNAEQRDHFDSLQYFAPDKAFRVTAQLERFARPDTIAMPLTDGKADKYLRWGKALFTLNEQPQQLVLFLKVNDENPELFVPFTDKTNGFDTYGGGRYLDVALPAEQDKEVVLDFNGAYNPFCAYNNEYACPVPPADNRLAIPIPAGEKSFPEEDHTGHSH; translated from the coding sequence ATGCGCATCAACCCCAAACTTCTCATCGGCCTGGGCCTGCTGGTCGTCTTTGCCTACTTTCTGCAGGACCTCGTGCTGGGCCACGACCAATACGCCACCGGCATCCAGAAAGCCCGGACCGAGAAAAACAACTCCTTCCGGCGAATGAAGGACTCGCCGCTCAACGCCGAGCAGCGCGACCATTTCGACTCGCTGCAGTACTTCGCGCCCGACAAAGCCTTCCGCGTGACGGCCCAGCTGGAGCGGTTTGCCCGACCCGATACCATTGCCATGCCGCTCACCGATGGCAAAGCCGACAAGTATTTGCGCTGGGGCAAGGCTTTGTTTACGCTTAATGAGCAACCCCAGCAGCTGGTTTTGTTTCTGAAGGTGAATGACGAAAACCCCGAGCTGTTCGTGCCCTTTACCGACAAAACCAACGGCTTCGACACCTACGGCGGCGGCCGCTACCTCGACGTGGCCCTGCCGGCCGAGCAGGACAAGGAAGTGGTGCTGGACTTCAACGGGGCTTACAACCCCTTCTGTGCCTACAACAACGAGTATGCCTGCCCCGTGCCGCCGGCCGACAACCGCCTAGCCATACCCATTCCGGCCGGGGAGAAAAGCTTCCCCGAGGAAGACCATACCGGCCACTCGCACTAG
- the pheT gene encoding phenylalanine--tRNA ligase subunit beta: MKISLDWLRTLIPTDKSAVELGQLLTGSGLEVEGIEELESIPGGLRGLVLGTVLTCEKHPDADKLSLTTVDVGDGTPRNIVCGAANVRTGLKVVVALEGAQLYPVSGEPFKIKKSKIRGAASEGMICAEDEIGLGTSHAGVMELDTDLPNGTPAAEYFGLGSDSVYEIGLTPNRADAASHYGVARELRALLRQPCQLPDISQFHAPASAEQNITVEIQDAEASPRYAGLLLENVQVGPSPEWLQRRLRSIGLSPINNVVDVTNFVLHELGQPLHAFDADQITGNKIIVKRAAEGEKFITLDGTERTLKAADLVIADANGAPMALAGVFGGKTSGVSDATTRVFLESAYFQPAAVRKTSQVHQLKTDASFRFERGTDPHMVPVALKRAALLLQEVAGATIAAPIVDEYLQPISHTPVRLRLPRVERLVGQFIAPERIRQILTDLDILIAEESTDAAGHAEWILSVPPHKVDVTREADVIEEILRIYGYNHVALRPHNSASYLAKFPNPDPEVLRQNTARLLSGQGFSEIITNSLTNSLYFEKEGEKDETLVPVLNFNSADLNVMRPTMLHSGLEIIRYNVNRRQRDLKLYEFGKTYHREAEGKYTEKNKLVIFLSGNAAAETWQQKSDKATFHQLAAAVQQVLASFGFAQPASQSVQHPYLAGGLTLLAQNQPVAYLGAVSPAILKRLDVSQAVWYAELDWDWLMKKYKNTLTAKELAKFPEVRRDLSLVVDRTVTFDQLRQIAQRTEKKLLQSVNVFDVYEGENLGAGKKSYSVSFTLQDPTQTLTDQAIDSVMQRLIGQFEKQAGALIRK, translated from the coding sequence ATGAAAATATCCCTCGACTGGCTCCGCACCCTGATTCCGACCGACAAATCCGCCGTGGAACTCGGCCAGCTGCTTACCGGCTCCGGCCTGGAAGTAGAGGGGATTGAGGAACTGGAAAGCATCCCCGGCGGCCTGCGCGGCCTGGTGCTGGGCACGGTGCTCACCTGCGAAAAGCACCCCGACGCCGACAAGCTCAGCCTGACCACCGTGGACGTGGGCGACGGTACGCCCCGCAATATCGTGTGCGGCGCGGCCAACGTCCGGACCGGTCTGAAAGTGGTGGTAGCCCTGGAAGGCGCCCAGCTGTACCCGGTGAGCGGGGAGCCGTTCAAAATCAAGAAGTCCAAGATTCGCGGCGCGGCTTCCGAAGGCATGATTTGCGCCGAGGATGAAATTGGCCTGGGCACTTCCCACGCCGGCGTCATGGAGCTGGACACCGACCTGCCCAACGGTACGCCGGCCGCCGAGTACTTCGGTCTGGGCTCCGACTCGGTTTACGAAATCGGCCTGACGCCCAACCGTGCCGACGCGGCCTCGCACTACGGGGTGGCCCGGGAGCTGCGCGCCCTGCTGCGCCAGCCCTGCCAGCTGCCCGACATCAGCCAGTTTCACGCTCCGGCCTCGGCCGAGCAGAACATTACGGTTGAAATTCAGGACGCGGAAGCCAGTCCGCGCTACGCCGGTCTGCTGCTGGAGAATGTGCAGGTAGGCCCGTCGCCGGAATGGCTGCAGCGCCGCCTGCGCAGCATCGGGTTGTCGCCCATCAACAACGTGGTAGACGTGACCAACTTTGTGCTCCACGAACTGGGGCAGCCCCTGCACGCCTTCGACGCCGACCAGATTACGGGCAACAAAATCATCGTGAAGCGGGCCGCGGAAGGAGAGAAGTTCATCACCCTGGACGGTACCGAACGAACCCTGAAAGCCGCCGACCTCGTCATTGCCGATGCCAATGGCGCGCCCATGGCCCTGGCCGGCGTGTTCGGGGGCAAAACCTCCGGCGTGTCGGACGCTACCACCCGCGTGTTCCTGGAAAGCGCCTACTTCCAGCCGGCGGCCGTGCGCAAAACCTCCCAGGTACACCAGCTCAAAACCGACGCTTCGTTCCGCTTCGAGCGGGGCACCGACCCGCACATGGTGCCCGTGGCCCTGAAGCGCGCTGCCCTGCTGCTCCAGGAAGTAGCCGGCGCTACTATTGCCGCGCCCATCGTGGATGAGTACCTGCAGCCCATCAGCCACACGCCCGTGCGCCTGCGCCTGCCCCGCGTCGAGCGGCTGGTGGGCCAGTTCATTGCGCCCGAACGGATCCGTCAGATTCTCACCGACCTCGACATTCTCATTGCCGAAGAAAGCACCGACGCAGCCGGCCACGCTGAGTGGATCTTGAGCGTGCCCCCGCACAAGGTGGACGTAACCCGGGAGGCCGACGTTATTGAGGAAATTCTGCGCATCTACGGCTACAACCACGTAGCCTTGCGGCCCCACAACTCGGCCTCTTACCTGGCCAAATTCCCCAACCCCGACCCCGAAGTGCTGCGCCAGAACACGGCCCGTCTGCTCAGCGGCCAGGGTTTCTCGGAAATCATTACCAACTCGCTGACCAACTCGCTTTACTTTGAGAAAGAAGGGGAGAAGGACGAGACCCTGGTGCCGGTGCTCAACTTCAACAGCGCCGACCTGAACGTGATGCGCCCCACCATGCTGCACTCCGGCCTGGAAATTATCCGCTACAACGTCAACCGTCGGCAGCGCGACCTGAAGCTCTACGAGTTCGGCAAAACCTACCACCGCGAAGCCGAGGGCAAGTACACCGAGAAAAACAAGCTGGTTATCTTCCTGAGTGGCAATGCCGCCGCCGAAACCTGGCAGCAGAAGTCGGATAAAGCAACTTTCCACCAGCTGGCTGCCGCCGTGCAGCAGGTTCTGGCCTCCTTCGGCTTTGCCCAGCCCGCTTCCCAGTCCGTGCAGCACCCGTATCTGGCCGGCGGCCTCACCTTGCTGGCCCAGAACCAGCCGGTGGCCTACCTGGGCGCCGTGTCGCCCGCCATCCTCAAGCGCCTCGATGTGAGCCAGGCCGTGTGGTACGCCGAGCTTGACTGGGACTGGCTCATGAAGAAGTACAAAAACACGCTCACCGCGAAGGAATTAGCCAAGTTCCCCGAGGTGCGCCGGGACCTGTCGCTGGTTGTCGACCGGACCGTGACCTTCGACCAGCTCCGCCAGATTGCCCAGCGTACCGAGAAGAAGCTGCTGCAAAGCGTGAACGTGTTCGACGTGTACGAGGGCGAAAACCTGGGCGCGGGCAAGAAGTCGTACTCCGTCAGCTTCACCCTGCAGGACCCCACCCAGACGCTCACCGACCAGGCCATCGACTCCGTGATGCAGCGCCTTATCGGCCAGTTCGAAAAGCAGGCCGGGGCACTGATCCGGAAGTAA
- a CDS encoding cell division protein ZapA: MSELSIKIRIADRDYPMRVAPQEEERLRMAGRLLGERIKEFREQYGIQDKQDLLAMIALSTMADSLKVSKEKDGTDAALTERLARLDELLSGVVLG; this comes from the coding sequence ATGAGCGAACTTTCCATCAAAATACGCATTGCCGACCGGGATTACCCTATGCGGGTAGCACCCCAGGAAGAGGAGCGCCTGCGCATGGCAGGCCGCCTCTTGGGTGAGCGGATCAAGGAATTTCGCGAGCAGTACGGCATTCAGGACAAGCAGGATCTGCTGGCCATGATTGCCTTGTCCACCATGGCTGACAGCTTGAAAGTCAGCAAGGAAAAGGACGGCACCGATGCGGCTCTCACCGAACGCCTCGCGCGTTTGGACGAGCTGCTTTCGGGAGTGGTGCTGGGCTAA